The following coding sequences lie in one Trichoderma breve strain T069 chromosome 1, whole genome shotgun sequence genomic window:
- a CDS encoding oxidoreductase family, NAD-binding rossmann fold domain-containing protein, producing the protein MDASTHPHPPRAQEHRCYKFRRLGGGRYCPLALFKPAKSHPEVIVQAISARDRKKAEEYAKTHGVLEVKDTYQEILDDPNIDAVFISLPNGLHFEWAVRAIRAGKHVLLEKPCTSNSTEAEILFNLPELDQPDGPVLLEAFHNRFYPSWALFRSLVKPAEIERIETRSMIPWWASNKDQIHFNYNLSGGTIMVMGTYNFAALRLLFGDSPEECVSCDAKAFTDGIHDKCDYEFKATFRFPNGGIGIASSTLMGEAIIKPSWVTVYTKEAIIPNDTLPAGQTQYQKRELTLQGLVHGVFWHRIDIKDINEIRTKEDIVVRKWEETSSRKAYTWKEAGGEFANLPGETYWMSYRHQLEQFVNKVKGRKTQYWVEREDSIAQMKMVDMAYEKSGLGPRPTSSFR; encoded by the exons ATGGATGCTTCCACCCACCCACACCCCCCAAGAGCCCAAGAGCACCGATGCTATAAGTTTCGGCGTCTTGGGGGCGGCCGATATTGC CCCCTTGCTCTCTTCAAACCTGCCAAATCGCACCCCGAGGTCATCGTGCAGGCCATTAGCGCCCGCGATCGcaaaaaggccgaggagTATGCAAAGACCCACGGCGTCCTCGAAGTCAAGGATACCTATCAAG AAATCCTCGATGATCCCAACATTGatgccgtcttcatctccttgccCAACGGTCTTCACTTTGAGTGGGCTGTCCGTGCCATTCGCGCCGGCAAGCACGttcttcttgagaagccCTGCACGTCCAACTCTACCGAGGCCGAGATCCTCTTCAACCTGCCTGAGCTGGATCAGCCAGATGGACCTGTGCTGCTCGAGGCTTTCCACAACCGCTTCTATCCTTCTTGGGCCCTCTTTCGCTCTCTCGTCAAACCCGCCGAGATTGAACGTATTGAGACGCGATCCATGATTCCGTGGTGGGCCAGCAACAAGGACCAAATTCACTTCAACTATAACCTGTCTGGCGGCACTATTATGGTCATGGGTACCTACAACTTTGCGGCCCTGCGTCTGCTCTTTGGCGACAGTCCCGAGGAATGCGTTAGCTGCGATGCAAAAGCTTTTACTGACGGCATCCACGACAAGTGCGACTACGAGTTCAAGGCCACATTCCGCTTCCCCAATGGTGGCATTGGTATCGCCTCTAGCACGCTCATGGGcgaagccatcatcaagccCTCTTGGGTCACTGTCTATACCAAGGAAGCTATCATTCCCAACGATACTCTCCCAGCTGGCCAGACACAGTACCAGAAGCGGGAGCTAACTCTTCAGGGCCTCGTGCACGGTGTCTTTTGGCATCGCATTGACATCAAGGATATCAACGAGATCCGCACTAAGGAGGACATAGTCGTCAGGAAATGGGAAGAGACATCGTCCCGTAAGGCTTATACCTGGAAAGAGGCCGGTGGTGAGTTTGCCAATCTGCCGGGCGAGACCTACTGGATGTCGTACAGACACCAGCTGGAGCAGTTTGTCAACAAAGTCAAGGGCCGCAAGACGCAGTACTGGGTCGAGAGGGAAGATTCCATTGcccagatgaagatggtcgACATGGCATATGAGAAGAGCGGACTGGGGCCTCGACCGACGAGTTCGTTCCGATGA
- a CDS encoding homogentisate 1,2-dioxygenase domain-containing protein has product MHLVTDFAVKEKYSYHEGFGNHFRSEAVPGAVPVPNNHAQRPPLGLRTEKMSGASLVGPRSHNLYTYMYRIESSHEHHQFTQWNHHLEYANPPPAKNLTPNAVSWPTVPWPEKGDWISQRLVGSNGDPQQKTGLSIWFFNVHKDMDPQTVFSSLDGEALIVPQFGSLDITTELGKMLVRHNEIAVIPRGIRYRVTLPDGKPCRGYICELYQGHFRLPELGIIGTTGLANSYDFQIPKASFEGRTSEWNIVSRLNTKLWRCSQPTSPFIVVGWQGTLYPYKYDLARVDTITNIRYGHADPSVFVVLTAPSFGKAPGTAVIDFACVGPRWQVAEGTYPLPWFHRNTMQEFVLGIIDDQRLDTPLNDPRADFSPFAAFLNGTMVTHGPDEKHYQAMKASDTTKPVIVQNEGLTFGLFEFECPLYLTDWAFESAKQNSKRQFSGQFIETK; this is encoded by the exons ATGCATCTCGTTACAGATTTTGCAGTCAAAGAGAAGTATAGCTATCATGAAGGGTTTGGAAATCACTTCCG GTCCGAAGCCGTTCCTGGTGCTGTTCCTGTTCCCAACAACCATGCTCAACGTCCTCCCCTCGGATTGCGCACGGAGAAAATGTCCGGGGCGTCTCTGGTAGGCCCGCGATCGCACAACTTATACACATATATGTATCGCATCGAGTCCTCGCACGAGCACCACCAATTCACTCAGTGGAACCATCATCTCGAATATGCCAATCCACCCCCAGCCAAGAACCTGACTCCAAATGCTGTGTCATGGCCCACCGTTCCATGGCCAGAAAAGGGAGACTGGATCTCGCAGCGCTTGGTAGGCAGCAACGGCGATCCTCAGCAGAAGACGGGCTTATCCATCTGGTTCTTTAATGTCCATAAGGACATGGATCCGCAAACCGTCTTCAGCAGCCTGGACGGCGAGGCTCTTATCGTCCCGCAGTTCGGCTCGCTGGATATCACGACGGAGCTTGGCAAGATGCTAGTTAGGCACAACGAGATCGCCGTGATTCCGCGTGGCATCAGATATCGTGTGACGCTGCCTGATGGAAAGCCGTGCCGGGGGTACATCTGCGAGCTCTATCAGGGCCATTTCCGTCTGCCTGAACTCGGTATTATTGGGACGACCGGCCTGGCCAATTCCTATGACTTTCAGATACCAAAGGCATCTTTCGAGGGCCGC ACGTCGGAATGGAACATTGTATCTCGCCTGAATACAAAGCTGTGGCGCTGTTCACAGCCTACGAGCCCTTTCATTGTCGTCGGCTGGCAGGGCACACTCTATCCGTACAAGTACGATTTGGCACGTGTCGAtaccatcaccaacatccgCTACGGCCACGCCGATCCCTCCGTGTTTGTTGTTCTAACAGCTCCTTCGTTTGGCAAAGCCCCCGGCACTGCGGTGATTGACTTTGCCTGCGTCGGGCCTCGATGGCAAGTTGCCGAAGGCACGTACCCGCTGCCCTGGTTCCACCGCAACACGATGCAGGAGTTTGTTCTTGGCATTATTGATGACCAACGTCTTGACACTCCGCTCAACGACCCTAGAGCCGACTTTAGCCCCTTTGCAGCCTTTCTCAACGGGACAATGGTGACGCATGGGCCTGATGAGAAGCATTACCAGGCCATGAAGGCATCGGACACTACTAAGCCAGTTATAGTGCAGAATGAAGGCCTCACTTTCGGTCTCTTTGAGTTTGAGTGTCCCCTTTATTTGACGGATTGGGCTTTTGAGTCGGCGAAACAGAACTCCAAGAGGCAGTTTTCAGGTCAATTCATTGAGACTAAGTAG
- a CDS encoding GMC oxidoreductase domain-containing protein encodes MIPADFHEYVYSEPGSRGTGGPVQEYGVPMLRDVSSGDLGLGVRSVTSYNGLRVTADSAYLFDIPPNLIIRTESPVARNLFDGKKAIGVELTSGTQYFATQETIISTGAIDSPKILLLSGMGPQDELAELGIPVTSVRPGVGNNFKDKCMVYLKAHLQPGTVLSINMSDVAHWQQQWEEDRTGLMVVEPCRITTRYFKLENPGTFAEFQQLDEQAKQLLMRPRTTAYEIAPVRNICGSNNWRFLVRDACHLDAPSINGKFSLRSSDPAAAPIIPLDYLKNPYDRRVLVESTKNAIDFIYSSKSLLLSPSWASQVKQTRTFWYSSLQR; translated from the exons ATGATACCTGCAGACTTTCACGAATACGTCTATTCTGAGCCAGGATCTCGCGGCACGGGGGG ACCTGTCCAA GAATACGGA GTTCCCATGTTGCGGGATGTTAGCTCCGGAGATCTTGGGCTCGGCGTCCGTTCCGTGACATCATACAACGGGCTTCGAGTCACAGCGGACTCAGCATACCTATTTGATATACCTCCCAATTTGATCATCAGGACAGAATCACCTGTGGCCCGAAATCTGTTTGATGGGAAGAAGGCAATAGGAGTTGAGTTGACCAGTGGCACGCAAT ACTTTGCTACTCAAGAAACCATAATCAGCACTGGTGCTATCGACTCGCCAAAGATTCTGCTGCTCTCTGGAATGGGGCCCCAGGATGAGCTGGCAGAACTCGGCATTCCGGTCACTTCGGTCCGCCCAGGAGTTGGAAACAACTTCAAGGACAAGTGTATGGTCTATCTAAAGGCCCATCTACAGCCAGGCACAGTGCTGAGCATCAACATGAGTGACGTGGCccattggcagcagcaatgggaAGAAGATCGAACGGGACTAATGGTTGTTGAGCCCTGTCGGATCACGACGAGATACTTTAAGCTCGAAAATCCGGGGACATTTGCCGAAttccagcagcttgatgagcaggcaaagcagctgctgaTGCGGCCGCGGACTACTGCGTACGAAATAGCGCCAGTAA GGAATATTTGCGGATCCAACAACTGGCGGTTCCTTGTTCGGGACGCCTGTCATCTTGATGCACCCTCAATCAACGGAAAATTCTCCCTCCGAAGCTCTGACCCGGCGGCAGCTCCTATTATCCCGTTGGACTACCTGAAGAACCCCTATGATCGTCGAGTTCTTGTGGAATCGACCAAGAACGCGATCGATTTCATATACAGCTCCAAATCCCTGCTGTTGAGCCCATCGTGGGCCTCACAGGTAAAACAGACGAGGACATTCTGGTACAGCAGTCTCCAAAGATGA
- a CDS encoding alginate lyase domain-containing protein — MFSHKSEKALLAFALCFSAASALNPSCAPGGNFNLSPFVLQLPSGTTNNPDQIPASKLTGCGGYQDPGHHYFFTESGDGAMVMKAPGGGNCATFPGAPRCRSEFGETQPWSSTAATNRLTADLLVTGGSSICIGQVFQSNSNNKPLAEVYYNGNGQITVGVEFVATGGQGQDLNKIGTVTPGSRFTYDLRFENGQLQFGLNGGALKTLKQYFSTPKAFFKMGNYNQGGDDSDIHVFGLTVQH, encoded by the exons ATGTTCTCTCACAAGTCTGAAAAGGCGCTTCTTGCCTTTGCTCtttgcttctctgctgcttctgccttgAACCCATCCTGTGCTCCAGGAGGCAACTTCAACCTTAGCCCATTCGTACTTCAGTTGCCAAGCGGCACCACCAACAATCCGGACCAAATCCCCGCCTCAAAGCTCACGGGCTGTGGTGGCTATCAAGATCCTGGCCACCACTACTTCTTCACCGAGTCTGGTGATGGCGCCATGGTCATGAAGGCCCCAGGTGGAGGAAATTGTGCTACCTTCCCGGGTGCACCACGCTGCCGCTCCGAATTCGGCGAGACTCAACCGTGGAGTTCTACAGCTGCAACCAACCGCCTGACGGCTGACCTCCTCGTCAcgggcggcagcagcatctgcattGGCCAGGTGTTCCAGTCAAACTCCAACAACAAGCCTCTC GCTGAGGTTTACTACAACGGCAATGGCCAAATCACCGTCGGTGTTGAGTTTGTTGCAACTGGTGGCCAAGGCCAGGACTTGAACAAGATTGGCACTGTCACCCCTGGCAGCCGATTTACCTACGATTTGCGCTTCGAGAATGGCCAGCTGCAGTTTGGCCTCAACGGTGGAGCATTAAAGACCCTAAAGCAATACTTCAGCACTCCCAAGgctttcttcaagatgggTAACTATAATCAGGGTGGCGACGACTCTGATATTCACGTTTTCGGCCTCACTGTTCAGCACTAG
- a CDS encoding fungal specific transcription factor domain-containing protein → MATCIYPAFTKKPGPRKGYKRIAPTSDKSNDPLPPQETQTLGSALDDNGEWDESWSQNALGQMSWSQSSFSGDTFHPLSSLDPTLEVTALATTLESVPSQPPWSNSPIKDSPLPSKALIVHLLDVYFDYVHPQIRLLHQPSFVSRVESGSYALDEQATLILSSIFALAARYSDHPEVDLFDRMLLRRASGSYDSQDDIRYKSRKRWERGQGFLSQAYRLLMNETSRMDRLELESGEMQRPSITVVQAAAIVTFAQMGIGLSGRTYSLLSTTVRLAHDCGLDQVDYNDETISMSRDSDSEPCKSTWVKKEELRRTWWVIAYLENFICVTKDRPRMIDWGKCKTKLPCDDKVWFQGRYCPSDFLPASLDDLRASLTVQPQLSVLAYRIRTMHLGAKMLEEAMNHDDALESNEILTKIQDVFAISSKIRCFKHATPSDIFNLCHDLSRRRRQGNDNGTSPETKAFSRALSASETVCSILRDSSADDVPRSCPYPASVLWVPACLQLLVKLFTRADPELAERASLSLQILTMTLERFAEFSGLGRFVLNSFRRYEKKLTDLQWADSKPGDDDHWILSRILFFPDHINALSLKEVTSIDHSEGLVDPALALYQEPSAQFSIGRDVIVQDGIDSFDYITKDSNWIWSEGVNGF, encoded by the exons ATGGCAACTTGTATCTACCCTGCATTTACAAAGAAACCTGGCCCGAGAAAGGGCTACAAGAGAATAGCACCCACCAGCGACAAATCAAATG ACCCTCTGCCGCCCCAAGAAACACAGACTTTGGGCTCAGCACTCGACGACAATGGCGAATGGGATGAAAGTTGGTCGCAAAATGCCCTGGGACAGATGAGCTGGTCTCAATCTTCCTTCTCCGGAGACACGTTTCATCCCCTTTCAAGCCTGGATCCCACACTCGAAGTTACAGCATTGGCGACAACCCTCGAATCCGTACCTTCACAACCGCCGTGGAGCAATTCCCCAATAAAGgactctcctcttccttccaAAGCACTCATCGTTCACCTGTTAGATGTCTATTTTGACTACGTCCATCCGCAGatccgcctcctccaccaaccaAGCTTTGTCAGCCGGGTTGAAAGTGGCTCGTACGCGTTGGACGAGCAGGCAACGCTCATCCTGTCAAGCATATTTGCTTTGGCGGCGAGATATTCGGATCATCCTGAAGTCGACCTTTTTGACCGCATGCTGCTGCGTCGGGCGTCTGGCAGCTACGACAGCCAAGATGACATCCGCTACAAGAGCCGAAAGCGATGGGAGCGTGGCCAAGGCTTTCTCAGTCAGGCATACCGGCTCCTCATGAATGAAACCTCAAGAATGGACAGGCTGGAGCTTGAAAGCGGCGAGATGCAGAGGCCGTCGATTACAGTCGTgcaagctgctgccattgttACTTTTGCACAAATGGGAATCGGACTTAGTGGTCGGACGTATTCCTTGCTATCAACCACAGTGCGATTGGCCCATGACTGTGGCTTGGATCAAGTCGACTATAACGACGAAACAATATCCATGTCGAGGGATAGCGATTCAGAGCCTTGCAAATCCACATGggtcaagaaggaggagctgcgGCGCACCTGGTGGGTCATTGCGTATCTGGAGAACTTCATCTGCGTAACAAAAGACAGGCCGCGCATGATTGATTGGGGAAAATGCAAGACGAAGCTTCCGTGTGACGACAAGGTCTGGTTCCAAGGGCGTTATTGCCCATCGGATTTCCTACCAGCGAGCCTCGACGATTTGCGAGCATCTCTGACAGTACAGCCTCAACTCTCTGTCCTGGCATATCGGATCAGAACAATGCATCTTGGCGCAAAGATGCTCGAAGAAGCTATGAATCATGACGATGCTCTTGAATCAAACGAAATTCTCACCAAAATCCAAGA TGTATTTGCCATTTCCAGCAAGATTCGATGCTTCAAACATGCAACACCCTCTGACATCTTTAATCTCTGCCACGATCTGTCCCGCCGGCGACGACAGGGCAACGACAATGGCACATCGCCCGAGACCAAAGCGTTTTCTCGGGCGCTATCTGCATCCGAGACCGTTTGCTCCATTCTTCGAGATTCGTCGGCCGACGATGTGCCACGCTCCTGTCCTTACCCCGCCTCTGTCCTATGGGTGCCCGCATGCCTCCAATTGCTTGTCAAGCTATTCACTCGAGCCGATCCGGAACTGGCAGAGAGGGCGTCGCTTTCCTTGCAAATCTTGACCATGACGTTGGAGCGATTTGCTGAGTTCTCGGGTCTTGGCCGATTCGTCTTGA ATTCTTTCCGGCGGtacgagaagaagctgactGACCTGCAGTGGGCAGACAGCAAACCGGGTGACGACGACCATTGGATCTTGTCACGCATCTTGTTCTTTCCGGACCACATCAATGCTCTGTCTCTGAAGGAGGTGACATCAATCGACCATTCAGAGGGACTGGTAGATCCCGCTCTCGCTCTGTATCAGGAACCCAGCGCACAATTCAGCATTGGGAGAGATGTTATTGTGCAAGATGGCATTGATAGCTTTGACTACATCACCAAAGACTCGAATTGGATCTGGTCAGAAGGCGTTAATGGATTCTAA
- a CDS encoding carbon-nitrogen hydrolase domain-containing protein — MRIGCLQFAPQVGDVDNNLNRADAVLSKANPEDLDLLVLPELAFSGYNFKSLQDISPFLEPSGSGITALWARTMALKYNCTVLVGYPEKVDVSPKWPTGPEYYNSAIVVNGDGETIANYRKSFLYYTDESWALEGNRGFYDGYIPGLGNTSIGICMDINPYKFETPWHAFEFAFHVLEVESNLVIVSMAWMTREDRRHYSRMPNEPDMDTLTYWVTRLEPLIRSNNEDEIIVVFCNRTGVEDEATYTGTSAVIGIQEGEVNVYGLLGRGEKDLLVVDTTNPPYAKMVYRPDASASNKPVGALELPSHTNGQTPVYTKTQHVIEALDPSVIQQSPPTDTSISPQVLDTTKRKQPSPLQLIGEPQQKSSTKQTAKRRAPSISIPPPFESVDHNQTTNAADGNIPTPSAPSPTPMAVRPRLVIPQSPASTQNQQTSEDNLPSAISIRSAESIQSVKSNESEVSTQTIRSNPRPPEDSTPYPHSGLPLSGYPSNSFQNEFERRIYGGNVTISHGADSFSPTSPFAASTTSPRWFWRPHDSIIRTPVVGGEWTPSTPVGRKAEPFPWAAIKNTTPLTNITRETESINDGPVLQQTRSKYSQSPRSNTSSNRTGKSKSSTEAQKQRVKPPNGKNPSRPSSPKSRNASRSGIRGRSDSSLSPQNIPSAVSQHIEQISQRAESRNRQNMDYHQTGLAIGRPLSLNLANDGQHSTRADSAMDHMIPIVASPSLLGPGTRAYIPTPVAVSDDGSKPGGYGNNSIASHQAFTNNAKQKATPINREITKSARSVSRGRQPKRRAASTDAAKFDPQSERATSADSVINTILHSRVGKRHFDKDSQHPSDDVLSHTECQHQHPQSAPGESEFERVEVISCPSCPVHGRQSASTNGSSKRLSDPSGQRRHSIRDVTSDFQTNRIYDITEGQRGTKKTGLNHVLTQRAATTDVLIGANDHFSHPAANGQMGRSDAPFVKPTVNTLSPKSEPRSTKSKFNPTTPRAMMFLPADTYIDKLPNTELGDDEQLPTWFTIEKSAGKAEAGFKS, encoded by the exons atgagaatcGGGTGCCTGCAGTTTGCACCCCAGGTGGGCGATGTTGACAACAACCTGAACCGTGCCGATGCAGTGCTCTCCAAAGCAAATCCAGAGGATCTGGACCTTCTTGTCTTGCCCGAGCTGGCGTTTTCTG GCTACAATTTCAAGTCGCTGCAAGACATCTCACCATTTCTTGAGCCTTCAGGCTCAGGCATTACTGCGCTATGGGCTCGGACGATGGCCTTGAAGTACAACTGCACCGTTCTTGTTGGATACCCAGAGAAAGTCGATGTGTCTCCCAAGTGGCCCACCGGCCCCGAGTACTACAACTCGGCCATCGTGGtgaatggtgatggcgaAACAATCGCCAATTATCGAAAGTCTTTCCTTTACTACACAGATGAGTCATGGGCGTTAGAAGGGAATCGTGGATTCTACGATGGATATATTCCAGGACTCGGCAATACTTCTATTGGCATTT GCATGGATATCAA TCCTTATAAATTTGAAACACCATGGCACGCATTCGAGTTCGCCTTTCATGTACTTGAAGTCGAATCCAATCTTGTCATTGTTTCCATGGCATGGATGACCAGAGAGGATCGCCGCCACTACAGTCGAATGCCCAATGAGCCAGACATGGATACATTGACATATTGGGTCACGCGATTAGAACCCCTTATCCGCTCTAATAACGAAGACGaaatcatcgtcgtcttttgCAATCGCACCGGcgtcgaagatgaagcaacaTACACCGGCACCAGTGCTGTTATAGGCATACAGGAGGGAGAAGTGAATGTATATGGTCTGCTGGGGAGGGGTGAAAAAGACTTGCTGGTTGTGGACACGACCAACCCGCCTTATGCCAAGATGGTTTATCGACCAGACGCCAGTGCTTCGAACAAACCTGTTGGCGCGCTCGAACTGCCTTCTCATACCAATGGCCAGACCCCAGTATACACTAAGACACAACATGTTATTGAAGCTCTAGATCCGTCTGTGATCCAGCAGTCACCGCCTACCGATACCTCGATCTCCCCTCAAGTGCTGGATACTACGAAACGCAAACAACCATCTCCACTTCAGTTGATTGGGGAACCCCAGCAAAAATCTTCCACCAAGCAAACAGCGAAACGACGAGCGCCTTCTATCTCAATCCCACCCCCATTCGAATCAGTCGACCATAACCAGACGACTAATGCAGCAGATGGCAATATTCCAACTCCTTCTGCCCCTAGTCCAACCCCCATGGCTGTTCGTCCAAGACTCGTTATTCCGCAGTCACCAGCCTCGACACAAAATCAGCAAACTTCTGAGGATAACCTTCCAAGTGCAATATCCATAAGATCTGCAGAGTCGATACAATCAGTCAAATCCAATGAATCGGAGGTCTCAACGCAAACAATTCGTTCCAATCCAAGACCACCAGAAGACAGCACACCATATCCTCACAGTGGCCTTCCCCTGAGCGGATATCCCTCAAACTCCTTCCAGAATGAGTTTGAGCGACGTATCTATGGCGGCAATGTGACCATTAGCCACGGTGCAGATTCCTTCTCTCCGACATCTCCATTTGCTGCATCTACGACGTCGCCCCGCTGGTTTTGGCGACCACACGACAGCATAATTCGGACTCCTGTCGTCGGTGGAGAGTGGACTCCTAGCACACCGGTCGGGCGAAAAGCAGAACCTTTTCCATGGGCGGCGATCAAGAACACCACTCCCTTGACGAATATAACGAGGGAGACTGAGAGCATAAACGACGGCCCAGTGCTACAGCAGACCAGATCCAAATATTCACAGTCTCCGAGATCGAACACGTCGTCCAATAGAACTGGAAAGTCAAAATCGTCCACAGAGGCGCAGAAGCAGCGCGTAAAGCCCCCCAATGGGAAGAATCCTTCAAGGCCCTCGTCGCCGAAGTCACGGAATGCCAGTCGCTCGGGGATTAGAGGCAGATCTGATTCATCACTAAGCCCGCAAAACATCCCGAGCGCAGTATCGCAGCATATCGAGCAAATCTCTCAACGAGCCGAGTCGAGGAATAGACAGAACATGGATTATCATCAAACCGGGCTAGCTATTGGCCGTCCTTTGTCTCTAAATCTGGCAAACGATGGCCAGCACAGTACTAGAGCAGATTCTGCGATGGATCATATGATACCCATTGTTGCGAGCCCTAGTCTCTTGGGGCCTGGGACTCGAGCATACATACCAACGCCCGTAGCG GTGTCTGATGATGGCTCTAAGCCGGGAGGCTATGGCAACAACAGTATCGCTAGTCACCAAGCATTTACCAACAATGCCAAACAAAAGGCTACTCCGATCAACCGCGAAATCACGAAATCCGCACGCTCTGTAAGCAGAGGCCGTCAGCCTAAACGGAGAGCTGCATCTACCGACGCAGCCAAATTTGATCCACAGTCTGAAAGGGCCACCTCTGCGGACTCTGTGATAAATACGATACTGCACTCCAGAGTTGGAAAGCGACACTTCGACAAGGACTCACAACACCCGTCTGATGATGTGCTTTCTCACACTGAgtgtcaacatcaacacccCCAGAGTGCCCCTGGGGAGTCAGAATTTGAGAGAGTCGAGGTTATTAGTTGTCCTAGTTGTCCGGTTCATGGTCGCCAATCTGCTTCTACTAATGGCTCCTCCAAACGGCTATCTGATCCATCCGGCCAAAGAAGACACTCTATCCGAGATGTGACGTCGGATTTCCAAACTAACCGGATTTATGATATCACCGAGGGACAGAGAGGAACGAAGAAAACGGGACTGAATCACGTTTTGACTCAACGGGCTGCTACCACAGACGTATTGATCGGAGCCAATGATCATTTCTCACATCCTGCTGCAAATGGGCAGATGGGTAGAAGTGATGCCCCATTTGTCAAACCCACCGTCAACACTTTGTCTCCTAAGTCTGAGCCAAGATCTACAAAGTCGAAATTTAATCCTACTACACCAAGAGCAATGATGTTCCTTCCTGCGGATACCTACATCGACAAATTACCCAACACTGAGTTAGGGGATGACGAACAATTACCAACCTGGTTTACTATTGAAAAGAGCGCGGGAAAAGCCGAAGCTGGCTTCAAATCTTGA